A stretch of the Streptomyces sp. NBC_00654 genome encodes the following:
- a CDS encoding IS30 family transposase, whose translation MGRPAGWATRLTGRPAMRSPGRPPIRREVERAFWMKIAEGMTSEAAAVSCGVSPVVGSRWFRERGGMPSIQLSTPSGRYLSFTEREEIALLNAQGLGVREIARRLGRDPSTISRELRRNAATRGGQLGYRASIAQWKAELAARRPKTPKLVADERLREYVQDRLAGDVRRPDGTQVTGPKTPRWKGRNKPRRQDRRWATAWSPEQIAGRLRTDFPDDESMRISHEAIYQALYIQGRGALKRELVGCLRTGRALRVPRARARRRANGHVTPEVMISQRPAEAEDRAVPGHWEGDLIIGTGKSAIGTLVERTTRFTMLLHLPRMEGFGTEPRVKNGPALAGLGAEAVRDAIASTITTLPEQLRRSLTWDRGKELAQHARLRVDTGLEIYFADPHSPWQRGTNENTNGLLRQYFPKGTDLSRWQTDDLAAVALALNSRPRKTLGWKTPAEALNEHLLLTQEAGVATTD comes from the coding sequence ATGGGTCGGCCAGCGGGATGGGCCACGCGGCTGACGGGGCGTCCGGCAATGCGGTCGCCGGGACGGCCCCCAATCCGTCGGGAGGTGGAGCGGGCTTTCTGGATGAAGATCGCCGAGGGGATGACCAGCGAGGCGGCGGCGGTCTCGTGCGGCGTATCCCCAGTGGTGGGGTCCCGTTGGTTCCGTGAACGTGGCGGCATGCCGTCGATCCAGCTCAGCACGCCCTCGGGCAGATACCTGTCCTTCACGGAACGCGAAGAAATCGCGCTGCTCAACGCCCAGGGCCTGGGAGTCCGCGAGATTGCACGCCGCCTGGGCAGGGATCCGTCGACCATCTCGCGGGAGCTGCGACGCAACGCGGCCACCCGCGGCGGGCAGCTCGGCTACCGGGCCTCGATCGCCCAGTGGAAGGCGGAACTGGCGGCACGGCGTCCGAAGACGCCGAAGCTCGTGGCCGATGAACGGCTGCGTGAGTATGTGCAGGACCGGCTCGCCGGGGATGTACGTCGTCCGGACGGAACACAGGTCACCGGGCCGAAGACGCCTCGGTGGAAGGGACGGAACAAGCCCCGCCGTCAGGACCGGCGGTGGGCGACGGCCTGGAGTCCCGAGCAGATCGCGGGCCGGCTCAGGACGGATTTCCCCGATGATGAGTCCATGCGCATCTCGCACGAGGCGATCTACCAGGCGCTTTACATCCAAGGACGTGGAGCCCTCAAGCGTGAGCTGGTCGGCTGTCTGCGTACCGGGCGTGCGCTGCGGGTTCCCCGCGCCCGAGCCCGACGGCGGGCGAACGGGCACGTCACCCCCGAGGTGATGATCAGCCAACGACCGGCCGAGGCCGAGGACCGGGCAGTCCCGGGACACTGGGAAGGCGACCTCATCATCGGCACCGGCAAGTCCGCGATCGGCACTCTGGTCGAGCGCACGACCCGGTTTACCATGCTGCTGCACCTGCCCCGGATGGAAGGCTTTGGCACCGAGCCGAGGGTGAAGAACGGGCCGGCGCTGGCCGGTCTGGGTGCCGAGGCCGTCAGGGACGCGATCGCCTCCACGATCACCACGCTGCCCGAGCAGCTGCGTCGCTCGTTGACCTGGGACCGCGGCAAAGAACTGGCACAGCATGCCCGGCTCCGCGTCGACACCGGCCTCGAAATCTACTTCGCGGACCCGCACAGCCCGTGGCAACGCGGCACGAACGAGAATACGAATGGGTTGCTGCGGCAGTACTTTCCGAAGGGCACGGACTTGTCCCGATGGCAGACAGACGACCTCGCAGCCGTTGCACTCGCCCTCAACAGCCGCCCCCGCAAAACCCTCGGATGGAAGACACCCGCTGAAGCCCTCAACGAACACCTACTCTTGACTCAAGAAGCCGGTGTTGCGACAACCGATTGA
- a CDS encoding IS3 family transposase, translating to MGVECVLRELHIPSSTYYRWRRAEKEPCERRRRDVELTERIKEIHTESGGIYGSPRVHAVLHREGARVGRKRVERLMREADISGVSPRRKGFTRRDPKATLAPDLVNRNFTAPAPNRLWVTDLTMISTGEGPLWLSAIRDAFSRRVVAWETSARADADLVLTTLEYALASREVEPGKLIHHADHGCQPGLNRLSQHRLLESRVGVR from the coding sequence CTGGGAGTCGAGTGCGTACTTCGGGAACTGCATATCCCCTCCTCCACCTACTACCGCTGGCGCCGCGCCGAGAAGGAGCCCTGCGAACGCCGGCGCCGCGACGTCGAGCTGACCGAGCGGATCAAGGAAATCCATACGGAGTCCGGCGGGATCTACGGCTCTCCGCGCGTGCACGCCGTCCTTCATCGCGAGGGCGCCCGGGTGGGCCGCAAACGGGTCGAGCGATTGATGCGCGAAGCCGACATCTCCGGGGTCAGCCCACGCCGCAAGGGCTTCACCCGCCGGGATCCCAAGGCCACCCTCGCCCCGGACCTGGTCAACCGGAACTTCACCGCACCGGCGCCGAACCGGTTGTGGGTCACCGACCTGACGATGATCTCCACCGGGGAGGGGCCGCTGTGGCTCTCGGCGATCCGCGACGCCTTCTCCCGCCGGGTGGTGGCCTGGGAGACCTCTGCCCGCGCGGACGCCGACCTGGTGCTGACCACGTTGGAGTACGCGCTCGCCAGCCGCGAGGTCGAGCCCGGAAAGCTCATTCACCATGCGGATCACGGCTGCCAACCCGGACTCAATCGGTTGTCGCAACACCGGCTTCTTGAGTCAAGAGTAGGTGTTCGTTGA
- a CDS encoding transposase — MRSRLTAGQMGLMRGTSTMAAPRKYSLELRERAVRMYRTTEPKPQIKKMAVDLGVHPEALRGWIRQAEADAGERDDRLTTDERAELTALRKENAQLKRANDVLRTASAFFAAQLDPTRPR; from the coding sequence ATGCGGAGTCGGTTGACAGCAGGTCAGATGGGACTCATGAGAGGAACATCGACCATGGCTGCTCCCCGGAAATACTCGCTTGAGTTGCGTGAGCGTGCGGTACGGATGTATCGCACTACTGAGCCGAAGCCGCAGATCAAAAAGATGGCCGTCGACCTCGGCGTGCACCCCGAGGCTCTGCGCGGCTGGATCCGCCAGGCCGAGGCGGACGCCGGCGAGCGCGACGACCGTCTCACCACGGACGAACGCGCCGAGCTCACGGCCCTGCGTAAGGAGAACGCCCAGCTCAAGCGGGCCAACGATGTCCTGCGGACAGCCTCGGCGTTTTTCGCGGCGCAACTCGACCCGACCCGGCCCAGGTAA